The Rhinatrema bivittatum chromosome 4, aRhiBiv1.1, whole genome shotgun sequence genome window below encodes:
- the CISH gene encoding cytokine-inducible SH2-containing protein: MLFPWSWTDMILCVQGPQPLLAEQKIHSLSLGGVACVLSEQIMQPLALAALQEEMPPSAEVLPLPETDPPLPPPPPARDPEEDLLCIAKTFSYLRESGWYWGSITASEAKQQLQKMPEGTFLVRDSTHPCYLFTLSVKTNRGPTNVRIEYTDSKFRLDSNCLSKPRLMAFSDVVSLIQHYVASCSVDSKGDAPYPHPPPPSSSSLLPFLPKETAAVHLRLIRPLKRKDSAPSLQHLCRLQINKSATDVTELPLPRRMVDYLTQYPFKF, encoded by the exons ATGCTTTTCCCTTGGTCCTGGACGGACATGATCCTCTGTGTACAGGG aCCCCAGCCTTTGTTGGCAGAGCAGAAGATCCACAGCCTGTCACTGGGAGGTGTTGCCTGCGTCTTGTCTGAGCAGATCATGCAGCCTCTGGCTTTAGCGGCCTTGCAAGAAGAGATGCCCCCCAGCGCTGAAGTGCTCCCCTTGCCAGAAACCgatcctccccttcctcctccacctccagccCGAGACCCAGAGGAAGATCTGCTCTGCATCGCAAAGACGTTTTCCTACCTGCGAGAATCTG GCTGGTATTGGGGCTCCATCACAGCCAGTGAGGCCAAGCAGCAGCTCCAGAAGATGCCCGAGGGGACCTTCCTAGTAAGAGACAGCACCCACCCCTGCTACCTCTTCACCCTCTCGGTGAAGACCAATCGTGGGCCCACCAATGTGCGCATTGAGTACACAGACAGCAAGTTCCGCTTGGACTCGAACTGCCTCTCTAAACCCCGCCTCATGGCGTTCTCAGATGTGGTGAGCCTCATCCAGCACTACGTTGCCTCCTGCTCGGTGGACAGCAAGGGCGATGCACCTTACCCACACCCGCCACCGCCATCCTCATCGTCGCTGCTGCCCTTCCTGCCCAAAGAGACAGCTGCGGTACACTTGAGGCTCATCCGGCCGCTGAAACGCAAGGACAGCGCCCCCAGCCTACAGCACCTGTGCCGGCTGCAGATCAACAAGTCAGCAACAGATGTCACTGAGCTCCCACTGCCCAGGCGGATGGTGGACTATCTCACGCAGTACCCTTTCAAGTTCTGA